The proteins below come from a single Natranaerofaba carboxydovora genomic window:
- a CDS encoding YhdT family protein, with protein sequence MKEDPRYKQCNKEALICVSLGLANLIWWFSWGYGLGSKDPSEYTFVMGFPLWFFMSCIVGALLFTVLTVVLVNKYFVDFSLEETVPEEFVVEDNSSDEESDDVG encoded by the coding sequence TTGAAAGAAGACCCAAGATACAAACAGTGCAACAAAGAAGCTTTAATTTGTGTAAGCTTAGGTTTAGCGAATCTGATCTGGTGGTTTTCATGGGGATATGGCCTTGGATCTAAAGATCCTTCAGAGTATACTTTTGTAATGGGATTTCCTTTATGGTTTTTTATGAGTTGTATTGTAGGAGCATTACTTTTTACTGTATTAACAGTAGTTTTAGTTAATAAATATTTTGTAGATTTTTCCCTCGAAGAAACAGTACCAGAAGAATTTGTCGTAGAAGACAACAGTAGTGACGAAGAGAGTGATGACGTTGGCTGA
- a CDS encoding tyrosine phenol-lyase translates to MTKYPPEPYRIKMVEPIRMTTREDRERAIKKAGYNTFLLDSEDVYIDLLTDSGTSAMSDNQWSGLMQGDEAYAGSKNWHNLRDTVQKVFGYKYVVPTHQGRGAENILSKIMIKEGDYIPGNMYFTTTRAHQELAGGNFRDVIINEAHDPNSNHPFKGNVDLEKYQNLINEVGPEKIPYIAVGVTVNMAGGQPVSMENLKQVRDISKKHGIKVIFDATRCVENSYFIKEREKGYEDKSISEILKEMMSLGDGATMSGKKDPLVNIGGFLALNDKSLYQKATQLVVVYEGMPSYGGMSGRDMEAMARGIYESLDYHYIEHRVNQLQYLGDKLDEAGIPIVKPVGGHAVYLDASKFLSHIPREEFPAQTLAANIYLDSGVRCMERGAVSAGRDKDGNNIYPNLETVRLTVPRRVYTYAHLDVVADSVIKLYEKRDQLVGLRFTYEAPVLRFFTARFEPVK, encoded by the coding sequence ATGACTAAATATCCACCCGAACCATACAGAATAAAAATGGTTGAACCAATAAGGATGACAACAAGAGAAGACCGCGAAAGAGCTATTAAAAAAGCAGGTTATAATACATTCCTGCTAGATTCAGAAGATGTATATATAGATCTTCTGACCGATAGTGGCACATCAGCTATGAGTGATAACCAATGGTCTGGCTTAATGCAAGGAGACGAAGCATACGCCGGAAGCAAAAACTGGCATAATTTAAGGGACACAGTACAAAAAGTTTTTGGTTATAAATATGTGGTACCAACCCACCAGGGACGCGGCGCAGAAAACATCCTATCCAAAATCATGATAAAAGAAGGCGACTATATTCCCGGCAATATGTATTTTACAACAACCAGGGCACACCAAGAATTAGCTGGTGGTAACTTCAGGGATGTTATTATTAATGAAGCACATGACCCAAACTCTAATCACCCTTTTAAAGGAAACGTAGATTTAGAAAAATACCAGAACCTTATAAATGAAGTTGGACCAGAAAAAATACCTTACATAGCTGTTGGAGTTACAGTAAATATGGCAGGTGGCCAGCCTGTTAGTATGGAAAATCTAAAGCAGGTTAGAGATATTTCAAAAAAACATGGAATAAAGGTTATCTTCGATGCAACAAGATGTGTTGAAAATTCTTATTTTATTAAAGAAAGAGAAAAAGGTTACGAAGATAAAAGTATCTCTGAAATCCTAAAAGAAATGATGAGCCTTGGCGATGGTGCTACTATGAGTGGCAAAAAAGACCCTTTAGTTAACATTGGAGGTTTTTTGGCCCTAAATGACAAAAGCTTGTACCAAAAAGCAACTCAATTAGTTGTAGTATACGAAGGAATGCCCAGTTATGGCGGTATGTCAGGCAGAGATATGGAAGCTATGGCAAGAGGTATATATGAATCCTTAGATTATCATTACATCGAACACAGAGTTAACCAGCTTCAATATTTAGGTGATAAGTTAGATGAAGCAGGTATACCAATTGTAAAACCTGTCGGAGGTCATGCAGTATACTTAGATGCCAGTAAATTTTTAAGCCATATACCAAGAGAAGAGTTTCCTGCTCAGACATTAGCCGCTAATATTTATTTAGATTCAGGAGTCAGGTGTATGGAAAGAGGAGCAGTTTCGGCAGGAAGAGATAAAGATGGAAACAATATTTATCCTAACCTTGAAACTGTCCGCTTAACAGTTCCAAGAAGAGTCTATACTTACGCCCACCTTGATGTAGTAGCTGATTCAGTTATTAAATTATATGAAAAAAGAGATCAATTAGTTGGGCTTAGATTTACGTATGAGGCACCCGTTCTTAGATTTTTCACTGCAAGGTTTGAGCCTGTTAAATAA
- a CDS encoding amidase codes for MKEIIWKTGIEISQSIKDKEVSPVEVIKFHLDRLNEINPKLNAVIHTTEKRALEEAKLAEKKLIDDSDDNKSYLGPFFGVPLVIKDNINTKDIKTTFGSKLYENYIPKEDAIMVERLKKAGAIIIGKTNLPEFALLAITDNSLFGDTKNPWDYDKTPGGSSGGSAAAVAAGISPLSLGNDVGGSIRLPAAFCGVFGIKPTSGRIPCYPRLSGWEGLYHEGPITRSVADAAMMLDIMAGPDIRDRLALPDTYDKFYDSLAKKTNNLRIAYCSNLGYNKIDSEIKNITRESAKTFEKEGFTVDEIELNLPDMVKHLQNITISDFLAAMEDNLDEWKEKMDPKYSGFFEVGEKISGKDISKIMKAKDELWEKIWPIFEKYDLLLTPTTAVPPFDFKDGGPIGPSKINGEKVSRMSWMGYTYPFNFTGQPAASINCGFTKDNLPVGLQIIGKHYDEITVLKASQVLETVIHRR; via the coding sequence ATGAAAGAAATAATATGGAAAACCGGAATTGAGATAAGTCAATCAATTAAGGATAAAGAGGTTTCTCCCGTTGAAGTAATAAAATTTCATCTTGATAGGCTTAACGAAATAAATCCTAAACTAAATGCAGTAATTCATACAACAGAAAAAAGAGCATTAGAAGAAGCAAAATTAGCTGAAAAAAAATTAATAGATGATTCTGATGACAATAAAAGTTATTTAGGACCTTTTTTTGGAGTACCTCTGGTAATAAAGGATAATATAAATACAAAAGATATTAAGACTACCTTTGGTTCTAAACTTTATGAAAATTATATCCCAAAAGAAGATGCAATTATGGTAGAAAGGTTAAAAAAAGCAGGTGCGATTATTATTGGAAAAACTAACTTGCCAGAATTTGCACTTCTTGCGATTACTGATAATAGCTTGTTTGGCGATACAAAAAACCCCTGGGATTATGACAAAACACCTGGCGGATCTAGCGGTGGCTCTGCTGCCGCAGTAGCAGCAGGCATCTCACCACTATCGCTAGGCAATGATGTGGGGGGATCTATTAGGCTTCCGGCCGCTTTTTGTGGAGTATTCGGTATCAAACCAACTAGTGGACGTATACCCTGCTATCCAAGGTTATCTGGATGGGAAGGATTATACCATGAAGGCCCAATCACAAGAAGTGTTGCTGACGCAGCCATGATGCTTGATATCATGGCTGGTCCGGATATTAGAGATAGATTGGCACTGCCCGATACTTATGACAAATTTTATGATTCTTTAGCTAAAAAGACTAACAATTTAAGAATAGCTTATTGTAGTAACCTTGGATATAATAAAATAGATTCAGAGATAAAAAATATTACTAGAGAAAGTGCAAAAACTTTTGAAAAAGAAGGATTTACAGTTGATGAGATTGAGTTAAATTTACCAGACATGGTAAAACATTTACAAAACATTACAATCTCTGATTTCCTTGCTGCTATGGAAGATAATTTAGATGAATGGAAAGAAAAAATGGACCCTAAATATTCAGGTTTTTTTGAAGTGGGAGAGAAAATTTCAGGTAAAGATATAAGTAAGATTATGAAGGCAAAAGATGAACTGTGGGAAAAGATTTGGCCTATTTTTGAAAAGTATGATTTACTATTAACACCAACAACTGCAGTACCTCCATTTGATTTTAAAGATGGAGGACCGATAGGACCCTCAAAAATAAACGGCGAAAAAGTAAGCAGAATGTCTTGGATGGGGTATACGTATCCATTTAATTTTACCGGTCAACCAGCAGCATCAATTAACTGTGGCTTTACAAAGGATAACTTACCAGTTGGACTACAAATAATAGGAAAGCATTATGATGAAATAACTGTTCTAAAAGCATCACAAGTTCTCGAAACAGTCATACATAGGAGGTAA
- a CDS encoding CoA-transferase subunit beta, with translation MSGNEYNKMELMITLASRNLEDNSTVVVGTGAPCAAAMLSQKTVAPNLVIMFEAGGMGPQLPTMPISVGDSRTFYKGIQATSMAEIMEYCQMGMVDYTFLGGAQIDKHGNLNSTIIGDNYEKPKVRLPGSGGANDLASLAWNTMVMTPHDSKRFVEKVDFLTTPGYLSGKGKREEAGLPPGSGPYKVITDLCVMGYDEDEKRMQVESIHPGIDRKQIEENTGFELLWSDDLVDSKPPTKEELELLRNKVDPYGYIIGRA, from the coding sequence ATGTCTGGAAATGAATATAATAAAATGGAGCTTATGATAACCCTTGCTTCAAGAAACTTGGAGGATAATAGTACTGTAGTTGTTGGCACTGGAGCTCCTTGTGCGGCTGCAATGCTTAGTCAAAAGACAGTTGCCCCTAATTTGGTGATTATGTTTGAAGCAGGGGGAATGGGACCACAGCTTCCCACAATGCCTATTAGTGTAGGTGATTCTAGAACATTTTATAAAGGTATACAGGCTACCAGTATGGCTGAAATAATGGAGTATTGTCAAATGGGTATGGTTGATTATACATTTTTGGGTGGTGCCCAAATAGACAAACATGGAAATCTCAACTCAACTATAATTGGAGATAATTATGAAAAACCCAAAGTAAGGCTACCAGGGAGTGGAGGAGCCAACGACCTAGCTTCGCTTGCTTGGAACACAATGGTTATGACACCCCATGACAGCAAAAGATTTGTTGAAAAAGTAGATTTCCTTACTACCCCAGGATATCTATCAGGCAAAGGAAAAAGGGAAGAAGCTGGTCTGCCTCCCGGTTCAGGACCTTACAAAGTTATAACTGATTTGTGCGTTATGGGATATGATGAAGATGAAAAGCGAATGCAGGTTGAAAGTATTCATCCGGGAATTGATAGGAAGCAAATAGAAGAAAATACAGGATTTGAATTGCTATGGAGCGATGATTTGGTTGACAGTAAACCGCCAACGAAAGAAGAGTTAGAGCTTTTACGTAATAAAGTAGATCCATATGGATATATTATAGGTAGAGCATAA
- a CDS encoding CoA transferase subunit A — translation MSNEELVNLEKGIGELFVEPDADGAREYFKKKPRKKVPKVTTVKKAVEEFIEDGTYLGVGGFGTNRIPTAVYHEIVRQKKKNIGLSGHTATHDGQILMAGKVVDRCDAAYVVGLEARGLSKSARDAFEKYGIKVTEWSNAALAWRYKAAAMGLPFLPTRVLLGTDTFKYSGAKVMNCPFTGQKLAALPALNVDVAVIHVHKADIYGNCQIEGIEVSDTDLVKCAKRVIVTTEELVPHSQMRNETDKVKIPYFLVDAVAEVPFGCYPGNMAYRYFSDEEHLKLWLEKESKGEIESFIEEYIHNTKDFEEYLELCGGIKRIKELRRQENLIEDLEELEGLDQ, via the coding sequence ATGAGTAATGAGGAATTGGTCAATTTAGAAAAAGGAATCGGCGAATTATTTGTTGAACCCGACGCAGATGGAGCCAGAGAATATTTTAAGAAAAAGCCTAGAAAAAAAGTTCCAAAGGTCACTACAGTTAAAAAAGCAGTAGAAGAATTTATTGAAGATGGTACTTATTTAGGTGTTGGTGGGTTTGGTACAAATAGAATTCCAACTGCAGTCTACCATGAAATAGTACGGCAAAAAAAGAAAAATATTGGTCTATCAGGTCATACTGCAACTCATGACGGGCAAATATTAATGGCTGGGAAAGTTGTTGACCGTTGTGATGCAGCATATGTTGTTGGTCTTGAAGCCAGAGGCTTATCAAAAAGTGCTAGGGATGCTTTTGAAAAATACGGAATCAAAGTCACAGAATGGAGTAATGCGGCTCTTGCCTGGCGCTACAAAGCTGCTGCTATGGGACTGCCTTTTTTACCTACTAGAGTCCTTCTTGGTACTGATACCTTTAAATACAGTGGAGCCAAAGTTATGAACTGTCCTTTCACTGGTCAAAAGTTAGCTGCACTTCCTGCATTAAATGTTGATGTTGCCGTTATCCATGTCCACAAAGCTGATATATACGGAAATTGCCAAATTGAAGGAATCGAAGTAAGTGACACTGATTTAGTAAAATGTGCAAAAAGAGTTATTGTTACTACTGAAGAGTTAGTTCCACATTCCCAGATGAGAAATGAAACTGACAAAGTAAAAATACCTTATTTCCTTGTTGATGCAGTAGCAGAAGTTCCATTTGGTTGCTATCCCGGTAATATGGCATATAGATATTTTAGCGATGAGGAACATCTAAAGCTCTGGTTAGAAAAAGAAAGCAAAGGTGAAATTGAATCTTTTATTGAAGAATATATTCATAACACAAAGGACTTCGAAGAGTATCTAGAACTTTGCGGTGGTATTAAAAGAATCAAAGAGCTAAGAAGACAAGAAAATCTAATTGAAGACCTTGAAGAACTGGAAGGTTTAGATCAATAA
- a CDS encoding LacI family DNA-binding transcriptional regulator, with the protein MNITIKDVAKKAGVSPATVSRVLNNYNYVNEDTKEKVVKAMTELGYKPNEMARNFALQKTNTIGLIVSDITNPFYSELAKNITDRAKLFNYNVVLCNTDNKKENQDFYIDFLRQKGVDGIIFSSVNLNDKKAEELVRSDYPCVFCNRRLKLKKAAFIASKNKEGAKLAVNHLIEKGHKRIAYISGPNNLSTASERLEGFYEAMKEKGLQIEKKYIKQGPFSKEISYKLTNELLSTSPVPTAIFASNDLIALASMEIIKEKGYRIPEDIALIGYDNIDISGHRNILLTTIAQKKKKWASLL; encoded by the coding sequence ATGAATATTACTATAAAAGATGTCGCCAAAAAAGCAGGTGTTTCTCCAGCAACTGTTTCCAGGGTATTAAACAATTATAATTACGTTAATGAAGATACTAAAGAAAAAGTAGTTAAAGCAATGACAGAATTAGGATATAAGCCAAATGAAATGGCAAGAAATTTTGCTTTACAAAAAACAAATACCATCGGACTAATAGTTTCAGATATAACAAACCCATTTTACAGTGAACTTGCAAAAAATATTACTGATAGAGCAAAGTTATTTAATTACAATGTAGTGCTGTGTAATACAGACAATAAAAAAGAAAATCAAGACTTCTATATCGATTTTTTAAGACAAAAGGGAGTAGATGGGATTATATTTTCTTCTGTAAACCTTAACGATAAAAAAGCAGAAGAGCTAGTAAGATCAGACTACCCTTGTGTATTTTGTAACAGACGCTTAAAATTAAAAAAAGCTGCTTTTATTGCCTCAAAAAATAAAGAAGGAGCCAAGTTAGCTGTTAACCATTTAATTGAAAAAGGGCATAAGAGAATAGCTTATATTTCTGGGCCTAATAATCTTTCTACAGCCTCAGAAAGGTTAGAAGGTTTTTATGAAGCTATGAAAGAAAAAGGGCTCCAAATTGAAAAAAAATATATTAAACAGGGACCTTTTAGCAAAGAGATTTCGTACAAGCTTACCAATGAACTTCTATCTACTTCACCTGTTCCAACTGCAATATTTGCAAGCAATGATCTAATAGCTCTTGCCTCAATGGAAATAATAAAAGAAAAAGGCTATCGTATCCCTGAAGACATAGCTCTAATTGGGTATGATAATATAGATATTAGCGGGCACAGAAATATACTTTTAACTACTATAGCTCAAAAAAAGAAGAAATGGGCATCCTTGCTGTAG
- a CDS encoding short-chain fatty acid transporter, whose translation MLQATSRFFVNLMQKYLPAPFLFAIILTFVVFLMGWSMTDAGFIDMTRYWGEGFWDLLEFAMQMSLILVTGHILANSRPIKSILRAGASVPKNMPQAIVMVTIVGAIASWIQWGFGLVVLALFSKEVARVVKGVDYRLLIASAYSGYLVWHAGLAGSVTLAIAGEGHDFADIMGVIPTSQTIFNPANLLTVLALIILLPILNRAMIPKEEDIIEVDPAVLEDEVDDTENAKLETVSDYINNSRAISMIIGGLGMIYVVYYFANQGFDLNLNIVNFIFLFLGILLHGTPQRFLNALPNASVAAGPIIVQFPFYAGIMGMMTASGLAAIMSESIIGFANETTFPIFTFLSAGILNFFVPSGGGQWAVQAPIVMPAAEALNVDYAQAAMAVAWGDAWTNMIQPFWALPALAIAGLGAKDIMGYCIMALILSGIVIPIGLMFM comes from the coding sequence TTGTTACAAGCAACCAGTAGGTTTTTTGTTAACTTAATGCAAAAATATTTACCTGCTCCATTCCTATTTGCTATTATATTGACTTTTGTTGTGTTTTTAATGGGATGGAGTATGACAGATGCCGGCTTTATTGACATGACAAGGTACTGGGGAGAAGGATTTTGGGACCTATTAGAATTTGCTATGCAGATGTCTCTGATCCTTGTTACCGGTCACATCCTTGCAAACAGTAGGCCAATCAAAAGTATTTTAAGAGCAGGGGCTTCTGTACCAAAGAATATGCCCCAGGCAATTGTAATGGTTACAATTGTAGGTGCAATAGCTTCCTGGATACAGTGGGGCTTTGGACTAGTTGTTCTTGCGCTATTTTCAAAAGAAGTGGCAAGAGTTGTTAAAGGGGTAGATTACAGGCTTCTAATAGCAAGTGCTTATTCTGGTTATTTAGTATGGCACGCAGGGCTTGCAGGTTCAGTAACTCTTGCAATTGCAGGAGAGGGACACGATTTTGCTGATATTATGGGAGTAATCCCTACTTCACAAACAATTTTTAATCCTGCCAACCTTCTCACTGTACTTGCACTAATAATTTTGCTACCAATATTAAACCGGGCAATGATACCAAAAGAAGAAGATATTATTGAAGTTGATCCTGCAGTGTTGGAAGACGAAGTAGATGACACCGAAAATGCAAAGCTTGAAACAGTATCTGATTATATCAACAACAGCAGAGCTATCTCAATGATAATCGGTGGCCTTGGAATGATTTATGTAGTATATTACTTTGCTAATCAGGGCTTTGATCTAAATCTTAATATAGTTAACTTTATATTCTTGTTCCTTGGAATATTACTTCATGGTACTCCACAAAGATTTTTGAATGCACTACCAAATGCTTCTGTAGCAGCAGGGCCAATTATCGTACAGTTCCCATTCTATGCAGGTATAATGGGCATGATGACAGCTTCTGGTCTAGCGGCTATTATGTCAGAATCTATTATTGGGTTTGCTAATGAAACAACATTCCCAATCTTTACTTTCTTAAGTGCAGGTATCCTAAACTTCTTCGTTCCATCAGGTGGAGGACAGTGGGCTGTACAGGCTCCTATAGTTATGCCAGCAGCAGAAGCCTTAAATGTCGACTATGCACAAGCTGCTATGGCTGTAGCATGGGGTGATGCTTGGACAAACATGATTCAGCCTTTCTGGGCACTACCAGCACTTGCAATTGCCGGGCTTGGCGCCAAAGATATTATGGGTTATTGCATAATGGCTCTGATTCTTTCTGGTATTGTAATTCCAATTGGCTTAATGTTCATGTAA
- a CDS encoding SDR family NAD(P)-dependent oxidoreductase — translation MKSSEVNVNLKGKNAIVTGATKGIGRAIVLSLIKSGAKVIAVSRTEKDLQELQEVISDMGGECITEACDISKVSEIKDLFTRLRSSVNKIDILINSAGLNIQNHVFDVTEEDWDTMMNTNLKGAFFMSREAAKIMKEHEEGKIINITSQMAFVGYYKRVGYCASKGGLTQATKAMAVELAPYNIKVNCVAPTFIKTPLTEPMFEDKDFLEEVKNRIPLGKVGEPQDVTGAVLFLASDSANLVTGSSVVVDGGWIAW, via the coding sequence ATGAAAAGCAGTGAAGTTAATGTTAATCTTAAAGGTAAAAATGCTATAGTTACAGGTGCCACCAAAGGTATTGGACGAGCAATAGTACTTTCGTTAATAAAGTCCGGAGCCAAAGTTATTGCTGTCAGTAGGACCGAAAAAGATTTACAAGAATTACAAGAAGTAATCAGTGATATGGGCGGTGAATGTATCACTGAGGCTTGCGACATTAGCAAAGTAAGCGAGATAAAAGATCTTTTTACAAGGTTAAGAAGTTCTGTGAACAAAATTGATATCCTAATAAACTCTGCAGGTCTTAACATCCAAAATCACGTTTTTGATGTCACAGAAGAGGACTGGGATACAATGATGAACACTAACCTAAAAGGCGCATTTTTCATGTCCAGGGAAGCTGCCAAAATCATGAAAGAACATGAAGAAGGTAAAATAATTAACATTACTTCTCAGATGGCTTTTGTTGGTTATTACAAGCGCGTAGGCTATTGCGCTAGCAAAGGTGGTCTTACCCAGGCAACTAAAGCAATGGCAGTTGAGTTAGCCCCATACAACATTAAGGTTAATTGTGTAGCACCAACTTTTATAAAGACTCCTCTTACTGAACCAATGTTTGAAGATAAGGATTTCTTAGAAGAAGTTAAAAACAGGATTCCACTAGGAAAAGTAGGAGAACCTCAAGATGTAACTGGTGCAGTACTATTTCTTGCTTCAGATTCAGCCAATCTAGTAACCGGGAGTTCAGTAGTCGTAGATGGCGGTTGGATTGCCTGGTAA
- a CDS encoding iron-containing alcohol dehydrogenase: protein MSVTPFMLPEVNYFGKGALENLKDEVKDRNAKSIFLVSDKGLDNAGLVGELTQILKPMNVEIVKYLDVEQEPSVENVDKAAIEFNKAKSDMIVALGGGSVLDVAKGISVLASNGGSILDYAGVDLIPKAGIPKVLIPTTSGTGAEVTKNAIFTDKKQKLKKGIVSKYLLPEVAIVDSDLTLSVPPAMTAATGMDALTHAIESYTAPKATIHTDLYALKAIELISKNLRSAVSNGKNQYAREQMALGSVFAGISLANAGVGGVHALAYPLGGQFDVSHGIANALLLPYVLEFNIAADLEKFSKIASAMGEATEGKSLKEQAELSVKAVKDLSKDVKIPQNLADVGVNKDNIKDLASATMGVTRLLDNNPRRITEEDAYNILSNAL from the coding sequence ATGAGTGTCACACCATTTATGTTACCGGAAGTAAATTATTTTGGCAAAGGAGCATTAGAAAATCTAAAAGATGAAGTTAAAGATAGAAACGCAAAAAGTATTTTTCTAGTCTCTGATAAAGGTCTAGATAATGCAGGACTCGTTGGGGAATTGACCCAGATATTAAAACCAATGAACGTTGAAATTGTAAAATATTTAGATGTAGAACAGGAACCAAGTGTAGAAAATGTTGACAAAGCAGCCATTGAATTTAATAAAGCAAAATCTGATATGATCGTCGCATTAGGTGGTGGTAGTGTTTTAGATGTGGCAAAAGGTATCTCCGTATTAGCTTCAAACGGTGGAAGCATTCTAGACTATGCAGGGGTTGATTTAATACCTAAAGCAGGTATCCCAAAAGTTTTGATCCCTACAACTTCAGGAACAGGGGCAGAAGTCACAAAAAATGCCATATTTACTGATAAGAAGCAAAAATTAAAGAAGGGCATAGTTAGTAAGTATCTCTTGCCAGAGGTAGCTATAGTTGATTCAGATCTGACTCTGTCTGTACCACCTGCTATGACAGCTGCAACAGGGATGGATGCCCTAACACATGCTATAGAATCTTATACAGCTCCAAAAGCAACCATTCATACTGATCTATATGCTTTAAAAGCTATCGAATTGATCAGCAAAAACTTAAGATCAGCAGTCTCAAATGGCAAAAATCAATATGCTAGAGAACAGATGGCACTAGGTAGTGTTTTTGCCGGTATATCGCTGGCTAATGCAGGAGTTGGAGGTGTACATGCTCTTGCCTATCCACTAGGAGGACAATTTGATGTTAGTCATGGTATAGCTAACGCACTGCTCTTACCCTATGTTTTAGAGTTTAATATTGCAGCCGACTTAGAGAAGTTTTCAAAAATAGCATCTGCCATGGGAGAAGCTACAGAAGGCAAATCATTAAAAGAACAGGCAGAGCTATCAGTTAAAGCTGTCAAAGATTTGTCTAAAGATGTTAAAATACCACAAAACCTTGCCGATGTTGGTGTTAATAAAGATAACATTAAAGATCTTGCTAGTGCAACCATGGGTGTTACAAGACTATTAGATAACAATCCAAGAAGGATAACAGAAGAAGATGCTTATAACATTTTAAGTAACGCTCTTTAG